GTTTGCACTTTTCTAGTGTTTCTTTATCTGTAATTCTGTCCATGCAAATCGGACACTTATCTTCTTCGCTCTCTTCTGCCTTTGCCTGAGTTTGTCCTCCAGAAGAAAGATTATTCTTTTGCCTAACACTGGACTTCTTAGATGCTCCTGTAGCTTCTTGAGAACTGAGATGGGAGGACAGTGGTGCCCTATTTTTAGTTTGTGTTGGGTCTTTAATGTTAAAAAGGCCCTCCATGTACttttcagcagcacaaagatGGTCTGGTAAACCACTTATGATTAACTTATCTTCATTCTTCCAAAGTTTTACATTAAAGTCTTCCAATTTCTTATCATTAAGTAgcttatttaattttctcttctgatcTTCTGAAAGGCTCatgctgatgattttttttcttaacattgCAGAAGCACTCTGAAACGCATTGATGAAACTTTCAGTAGCATGTGATGACATATCAGAAGTTTTGGCTTTAGGCCTAAATATTACAACCATATGGCCACataaattctcttttatttctacCAGGGTATCAAATTTGCGATTTATGTTTTCAATTTCTTTGCTTAATATGGTTTCCAACAATTTCAACACAGAAGCATCAACTTCAATTCCATTCCTGTATTTGTACCCTTCAGACGatattttcatattcttctCAGCTTGGCTGTTCTTACCTTCCTCTAGTAGGAATTTTTGGGCAGCTAAAATCTCACTCCCTGGACCACGGAGTAGCAACTGATTCCCTTCCTCTTTAGCAAGAAGATTTCTAAACCTTTCATTTAATTTCGTTATTGTCTCTTTTAATGTGTAACTGTTTCTTATGGGAACTTTTTCCTGTGTCAGATCTTTTGTAGTTTCCTGAAAAGTTTTGATAAAAAAATCACTAGCTGCTTGTAACATTGTAGGACCTTTATCAGAAGATATGTATATTAATGTGTTATTCTCATCATAACCTTTAATTCTTAGACATGCTCCAAACCTTTTGTGTAGTTCTCTGATTTCTTCTTTGCGGGTATGACTAAAATACTCATAGAGAGCTGTCACAACTGTAAACTCAGGCATTTCTTCAGTATTCAGGCCATTTTCATCTTTCAAACCATTCTTACATTCAGAATGTGAAAAATCATGGTTTGGGTCTTTGCCTGCAAGGATAGCCTCAAAATAGTGATAAGCTTTTTCAATATCTGCAAAATCTCCTGTCAATTTCTCAGAGCCATCCATGCCAGGGTTTCCTTCTCTCTTTAAGTTTGGACACATAATGGTAATTTTCTCCCTTTGGTCTTCAGTGAACATACTGGTATTCAAAGTAGCAGATACTGTAAGAAATATctaaagaaaagacaaaaatacatCAACATTAGTTTTCTCTAATGTTCTCTGCTAGctgcttctgtattttcagcaagaaaaagctctgtccatcccagtAGTGCCAGATTATGACAAACAACTTTGCACACAGTATTTCTTTTATGTCATGTATACTAACAGTATGAACAGGCAAGTAACACAATCTGCTTCTAAGTcagcagcaaaaatgaaatGTCTTAATGTCACCAGAATTGCAGGAGGAAAGACAGTAACTCTGCTACTTAGGCTGACACTGTGACCAGCACTCTCAGCTCCCTAACATGTTATGCTAACCTCTGACAACAGGGTTTTGCTTAACTAAAGGCAGACAGCCTCTGAGCTCACTGTGTGTTAGGCCGTTTTCCATCATTATCAGGCCCTAAAAGTCCTGCCTACCAAGCAGACaaagcaaacagatttttttctttccctccccacCATCCTCAAGGTTTCTAGGCACCAGGCTGACTGGTGCCCTCCTTACTGGCCTTGAAGGCCCCAGGTACTCTGCCAACCCGGCGCTgttgcagcacagagcaggcagattTAGTGGCACTGCCTACAAGATGAACCAGTCACAAGTCCTAACTGGGAATTTGAACCACAGCTGTGGCTGGCCAATGAAACCCATGGGACCCCTTGGTGGCCAGGGAGATCCCCACTGCCCTCCACTTCCTTTGAGGACTGACTGGATGACACATAAGCTTTTATGTGTTTTCAGGTCCAGATTGTGATTGTTCTATCAGTACAGCAACCCAAGTTGCAAGATTTGACATGATTTGCAGAGGGTCCAGGTGACTGGAAACCATAAGCTAAGCTGTGCTATCAAACACAGTGCTACACTATTTATAAAACTGTCCTACACTGATTCTGCTTGTAGAAATCCTGTGGTATTCTGATCATTAACTCTATGCTATACTAATGATAAAACCCTTTTTAAAAAGCGTTAATTGTAACTACATCTTAGTGCCATCATTATTCTGCCAAGGATCCCCAGAAGAATCTGCCCCTTAGAGCCAGGTTACACAGatacaatatattttaacaCGACCTATAGGTtatatttcattgtttttattaaCATTAGACTTCCTACTTTTCACTTATtatctttctttaaaactttCCCAAAAGTCATGCTTTAATAACTCCAAGAGTTagggcagaaaaaaagattctgaaaaaaaaaaacaaacttgttCACTTCTCTACTTTACACAGACAAAAGGATTTGCAGTATAGATGCCAGGTAAACATTACATTAGCACATGCTATACCTCAAAAGCTACATCTGTGTTACCACAGAAAACAGGGTAAAACCCTCTGAGCCAGATATCAGTCTTGGTAGAACCACATCCACATCACGCAGCCATATCCCATGTTCCTAAACACAGCTGATCTTTTCTGTGTAACTTCTAGTACAAAGTGTCTGAAATCATGTTTACAGTGCTACATCACATCACAGCAGacttttttaatgctgaaataaAGGGATGGAGATACTTAGGGCTGATTCAAGGTGCAAACCATGTTGAAAGTGTCAGAGGTCTATATAGGTGGAAAGGATCCAAATCTCATACAGTTCTTCCACCTTTTGGGAGCAGCCCTTGGTGCATACTACCTCCCAAAACCTGCCAGAGTGCTGCTTTGGGGAACAGTGGCTGGCATGTGCCAGAGTCAGGCTGGAAAACACGCTGCCTGTAAACATGTATAGACTGACTTCTAGTCCTGCACTCAAATGTCACTCCTTGCACccattttattgaaatattgaaGTGCAACATACAGGACTCATGGAACCACAAGCAGGGCAGGTGGTGACATTGCTGTTCCAGATGTACCTTTTTGGTAAggtgtgccctggctgtggctgcagaggcaCCGCGGTCccgctgctcctgctggggcagggcagagctggcagcgATGCCgccggggctggcagggcccCGTGCTGGCACCTGGCTCCTGATCCCTTCTCCCGGCAGGATCACTATCTCCAGGCATTCTGCACCCAGCTCCAGGGTGTGCTTCGGGCGGGATTCCACGTTCTTCCTGTCTGTGGTAATTccagaatgacagaatcacagaactgttaCGGCTGGAAGGAGATCATCCCACCCAATCCCAGTGTGATAACTGATAAAAGATTTGTGTTAATTACAAAAGTACTGGGGCTTGTATAAACCACAGTACttgaaatgaagcatgacactaaagaaaggaaaatatatgattaaataattttgttttaaatccccctgttatgaatattatgttttctaaataagttgtatctactgacagcttgcaaaacaaagctttcacacagcccaacagattctgcaaaatcaggtttcctgcctttgtgtaatcaattgcAGCCTATCCCTAAGACCAGACTTCCTGACTTCTGCCATTTCCTTATCTACCAAGAGCAGATGGTTATCTATAGGACTTGACAAATTGTCTAGAAACGTCATCCACCGATCCCACggaccaccactgcttacctggcaaaattatgacaacaaaaaaaataacaattattgatgaCTACAAGGAAACCATGCTAAAAAGGGGAGCTGCAAACCGAAGTACGGTGGAGCATGGAGAGGGCAGTGGCCCCCATGCATCCCCAGcgcgctgcttgctctgtctgtataaaataaagcaatctaaattttgctgaatatcgagacttgtttctcatttataacatcagtgccaaggcagggtcacctggagcgTCTCCAGAGACCGAGACTCCACGACCTTCCCGGGTAGCCTGTTCCTTTCTCTGCCACCCTCGatgtaaagaaattcttcctcgTGTTAACGTGAAACTTCTTTCGTTTTAGTTTATGCCctctgctccttgtcctgtcgCTGGCTACCACCGAAAAGTCTGGCACGCCTTTGCGATATTTACACGCACTAATGAGATCCCCTCTGGATTTGGACAAAGGCACACAAAGCTATAAAGTTACCCGAAAACGTGGCAGCTACCGGCGGCCCTGGAGCCGCCCCGCGCAGGGACTGCCGGAGGCGCCCGGGCCGCCATTTCCcgtcccctcacagcccctcgGCCCGTCCCGTACCTTGCTCCTTGGAGAACTCCACCCAGAAGGTGCCGGGCTCGGGGCCGGCGCGCAGATCGCACTCGCCGCCCCCCGAGCGCCTTCCCGACTGGAAGTACGCGTGGAGTTTGAGGATCGCCTTCTCGccggcgggcgcggggctgACCCGCACCAGCAGCGGCGCGGCCGCCATCatcccgccgcgccgccgcttTCGCTTTCGTTtcccgctccgccgccgcttTCGCTTTCGTTTCCCGCTccgcccgcggccgccgcctcgGAGCCGCCTCGGAGCCGCCTCGGACCCGCTCCCGCTCCGGGCGCTGAGGACCCGCCCCAGCCGGCCCATGGGGATCGCACAGGTAggggagcgcggggcgggggcggcggcggctcccggcgggGTTTAGGGgagcaaaacagaacaaaagagaagaaaacagtcCCGTGCTCTGGCCTGGCGCTCGGGAGGGGCTCTCCCTCCTGCGAGCTCTCCGGAGccagagcaggctgtgggtAACTTCACCCGCGGCTCcgagcagcattttaaaaactagAAAACTTCGTGCAGGTATTTGAAAAGCTGGTACTGCCATAGGAAGGCAGCCCACGTACTTTGTTGCttgtaacatttattttctctttttccttttctctctttttattacAACAGAGTTTACTTTCAAGTTTCCTCGGAGGGAAACCCGCTTTAGGTAAGCCTCTCATTTAGCCGTCTGCGAAGTATGTACTTGTAAGCTGAAAACTGCcagcaaatggaaaacaaaagtaaaaagaaacCTGAAATTCATCATTAATGTAAAATATACACGGTTATGAATCAACATTATTATTAATTACTTCAACAGGACTTGcttgcatttctcttttaaaagcaaGAGCTCAGAAGTGTTTTGATGAGTCGGCATGCATACTTTATAAGTGCAAAACGTCAGACTTTTTACAAGCAGGTAGCAAGGCCTGGAGGAAAGTTCAACTAAACTCAGAGGAATTGATTTTAACTAATTAACATAACTGCTGCATTGTAGTACTGCTGACATCCGCCAGGAGAGGGCTGTATAGCCGTAGCAATAATGTAAAAACTGTTCCTTAAAAAAAGTGGTTAAAAAAGCCTTTCTGAGTTCACACAAAGTTCCATACAAAGAAAGAACTTGCTTGTGGGATTTAAATGCAGACCAAATGGGAGTCACAGGATTAAAACTCAGTATAAGATCTCTGTGGCACAGTTAAATGAACTTTCTTGGGTTTTCTAAACCTCtgaaaaggggagagaaaagatTAGTGTgtgtaaaaaaatattgtttagcAATGACAGTAGGATAAAATTGAGAGCTATAAACCACACTTCTAGattaaacaaaatgttttgataGTAATAACTTCTGTTTCACTTTTTATTCTGTATCCTAGGGTCAAGCATGGTAATGGATGAGGTCAATTTGATGGTCCCTATTAGTAAAGATGCCTATGAAGCTCTTAAGAGAAGAGACAACTGTCTAAATTATCTCATTTCCAAGAAGTTTGCTTGTATGCTGGccttcagaaaagaaacaaaaagtgCTGTTGAAGTATACAGGAAAAAAGTAAGGTTGGGCATTGATGTTTGTGTTTGTAAGGATGATCTCACACGACACAAGGTCGATGCTGTGGTGAATGCAGCCAATGAGTATCTTGAACATGTAGGAGGTCTTGCTCTTGCCCTTGTAAAAGCTGGAGGGCCAGAAATAGCAGAGCAAAGCAAGATTTTTATTCAAAGGAATGGAAAAGTCCAAGTGGGCAATATAGCAGTGACAGGTGCAGGGAAGCTTCCTTGTAAGGAAGTTATTCATGCAGTTGGTCCAAAGTGGAATCCTTGTGAAAAGGAAAGATGTTGTTATCTACTTCAGGAAGCTATTTGGAATGTTCTGCGATATGTTAGTGCTCCAGAAAAAGCTTTACAGTCTGTGGCTATCCCAGCAGTGAGTTCAGGTATCTATGCCTTCCCAGCTGACTTGTGTTCTCAAGTGATTGTCATGGCTGTAAGGGCATTTGTTGAGGCAAGTCCACCGAGCCATCTCAGGGAAATCCGCCTGGTGAACATTGAGGAGTCTACAGTTGCAGAAATAAAGAAGGCCTGTGAAAAGATTCTGGGTGATACCAGTTCACTTGAGGACAGGGAGTCAGCTTCACCAAGCCAGTTCCCAACTCACTTCGTGTATAGAAGCATTTGCTTGCACATCGTACAACACCGCCCTGAAAATCTGACGGTAAGTCTGTCCTGTTTGTATCAGTCCACTAAATGGTTTTCTTCTCAGTTTGATGAGAATTTACACAAGGTAATTAAATCACAGTAGCAAGGAGTTGGTTTTTGTCTACATAGGTATTGAACTTTAgaatgttttaatttcatttttgtgtaCATGCTGTTATAATAGGAAGCAGCTGAAGACTGAATGATGCAATAATACATCTCTATGTTAAGATTTATCTTCTTATTATGTCAGAATTCACACTTTATCCTGCACTCCACAGAAATATTCTCTTATTTTCtgccttgctttttttcctataatttaTGTTCTCATAACTCCTTTACTGGAATTATTCAGCAAACACTGACACAACAGAAAATAACTTCCACCTTTAAATAGGGCattacaatttttcttttaaagaagtaTCATAATTGAAAGGGAAGTTAGTTTTTTTGATATAAGAACAAAGGATTGCAAAGCTGACCTTGCAGGGAATTTTATTAACCAATTCTACAGCACTGAACGATGCACATGTCCTCAAGACCGTGAGGAAAACATGTTCTTGTGTCTTTAGATAATATTCAGCTATTAAGGTTAGAACAATTACTGCTGTTATCAGCATTCTGTAAACAAGTTGTGTTCTCCATATTTGA
This genomic stretch from Oenanthe melanoleuca isolate GR-GAL-2019-014 chromosome 7, OMel1.0, whole genome shotgun sequence harbors:
- the DTX3L gene encoding E3 ubiquitin-protein ligase DTX3L, yielding MGRLGRVLSARSGSGSEAAPRRLRGGGRGRSGKRKRKRRRSGKRKRKRRRGGMMAAAPLLVRVSPAPAGEKAILKLHAYFQSGRRSGGGECDLRAGPEPGTFWVEFSKEQDRKNVESRPKHTLELGAECLEIVILPGEGIRSQVPARGPASPGGIAASSALPQQEQRDRGASAATARAHLTKKIFLTVSATLNTSMFTEDQREKITIMCPNLKREGNPGMDGSEKLTGDFADIEKAYHYFEAILAGKDPNHDFSHSECKNGLKDENGLNTEEMPEFTVVTALYEYFSHTRKEEIRELHKRFGACLRIKGYDENNTLIYISSDKGPTMLQAASDFFIKTFQETTKDLTQEKVPIRNSYTLKETITKLNERFRNLLAKEEGNQLLLRGPGSEILAAQKFLLEEGKNSQAEKNMKISSEGYKYRNGIEVDASVLKLLETILSKEIENINRKFDTLVEIKENLCGHMVVIFRPKAKTSDMSSHATESFINAFQSASAMLRKKIISMSLSEDQKRKLNKLLNDKKLEDFNVKLWKNEDKLIISGLPDHLCAAEKYMEGLFNIKDPTQTKNRAPLSSHLSSQEATGASKKSSVRQKNNLSSGGQTQAKAEESEEDKCPICMDRITDKETLEKCKHSFCKICIDKAMTFKQACPVCNSVCGVLTGDQPDGTMSSKTLSFPLPGYPNCGTIQIDYAMNGGIQTDSHPNPGQRYEPVHRIAYLPNNKEGREILQLLRRAFEQKLIFTVGQSRTTGAQSVITWNDIHHKTSIKGGPTQFGYPDDSYLQRVRSELKAKGIE